The Proteiniphilum propionicum genome contains the following window.
ACCCTGTTGCAAACTGTTTGTCCAGTTTCGCCCATAAATTGATACCATCCCGGCAACAGCCGGTCACTTGCAACAGGCGGTCCCGTTTCGGTCGGCCAGCTTTGTACGATAAAGGACAAATCCACCTTGTTGCGCCCGTCTTCCGAAAAGAGGTAAATACCGTGTGTTCCTGCATGGGCGGCGTCTCTGTATATGATTCCATGATCGAGTTCGTAGGTGTTGTCCATATAGAAGAATCGTCCGGTAAGACGGGGAAGTTCAGGCTCATCGGAGTTCTCTTTTTCACATGCTGTGAAACCTATGCTTGATATGAATAATGAACAACTTACAAAAATCAATTTTAAAAGTGAGTGATTACTCCTTTCCATATGTTTGATTTTTAGAAGTTATATCATTTACAAATAACTGTTTTAACCAGCGTGTATAATTGTTTCTTTAATGTCTTATTTTTAGTCGATTGATGAATCTGTAACAGGCAACTTCTCGCTTCATCTTGTTTTCCCTAATATCGGGTAGGGAGGTAGTCTCTCGTGTTTCAGAATGAAACCATGCGATATCGTTTTGAAATCGCCTTGTTGATAAAAGTCAGAAGAAATACCCCACCGAGATATTTGTCGTCCACATCTTCGTGGTGGGTTTTACGGAACCGCCTCCAACAAGATATCCAAATGCCGCCATATTGTTCAATATATGTCTGAAACCTACACCGACCGTTAGTCTGTCCATCACTTCGGTGCCCACTTCGGCTGCTAGACCTGCGTTCCACCGCTGTTGCATATACACGTTACTCTCTTCTACATCCAGAATGCGAATTTTGGAATCAAACAAACTCCATTTCACTTTCATGGATTCTCCTTCATAAGACGTTCGCACGTGTTGTTCGGCTGTTGGCGTAAACGTGGCAAACCCGCCACCCATAACATACAGCTTGATCGTGGGAGATACAACGAACTTTGTTTTTAAATACAAAGGCAGCTGGAATGTGTGCATATCTGCATAACCCTCCATTTCAACTCCTTCGGGGACCTCCAACCCTTGCGTGTATTTGTCAGAGTTAATGGTTGCACCGCTGTATACATACAGTAATTCTGTCTGTAATCCGAAGTGGGCTCCAAACATATATTCAGCCATAAATCCTGCATGCACTCCCATGCGGGGCTTGTAGATTTCCAGTTCCACACCGTTCATGTTCATATTGATGTTCGAGATGTTTCCACCGCCTTTTACTCCTGTGCGAAATTGTGCGAAAGTGGATATTGTCAACAATAACAACAAAACTAAAGAAGTGATTCTTTTATTCATGATTTATAAT
Protein-coding sequences here:
- a CDS encoding porin family protein; the encoded protein is MNKRITSLVLLLLLTISTFAQFRTGVKGGGNISNINMNMNGVELEIYKPRMGVHAGFMAEYMFGAHFGLQTELLYVYSGATINSDKYTQGLEVPEGVEMEGYADMHTFQLPLYLKTKFVVSPTIKLYVMGGGFATFTPTAEQHVRTSYEGESMKVKWSLFDSKIRILDVEESNVYMQQRWNAGLAAEVGTEVMDRLTVGVGFRHILNNMAAFGYLVGGGSVKPTTKMWTTNISVGYFF